The Phycisphaeraceae bacterium genome has a window encoding:
- a CDS encoding DHH family phosphoesterase produces MNSSHAQSASPPVTNATPAEVAARLLAARRIMLTTHAKPDGDAIGSVLALARACRAAGSDAAIFLKGPIPGPMRAFLGPNPIIELAETPPDDAFDLIVVCDTGAKSQLEPLGEWLAARSAKVIVLDHHTQVDPIAETRIVETRYAAAAQLVLEVVERMKVPISGGPFGIAEAVFLGLATDTGWFRFVNADAAVFRAASRLLEAGADKDRIFALSEENAQPTRLALTARALASIEMLAGGRAALMTLTPEDFRTTGGGPEELTGIVNEPMTIGSVLVSILVTSVEENVTKVSLRSKAPVDLGDGMRPGIDVNRLAGQFGGGGHFHAAGARIREPLAAARKRVVDAVLRTLESTQG; encoded by the coding sequence ATGAACTCGTCGCACGCCCAGTCTGCCTCACCGCCGGTGACCAACGCGACGCCCGCCGAGGTGGCGGCGCGACTGCTGGCGGCGCGGCGGATCATGCTGACCACGCACGCCAAGCCCGACGGCGACGCCATCGGCAGCGTGCTGGCGCTGGCCCGCGCCTGTCGGGCCGCGGGGTCGGACGCGGCGATCTTTCTCAAGGGTCCGATCCCAGGGCCGATGCGGGCGTTCCTGGGGCCGAATCCAATCATCGAGTTGGCGGAGACGCCCCCGGATGACGCCTTTGACCTCATCGTGGTCTGCGACACCGGCGCCAAGAGCCAGCTCGAACCCCTCGGGGAATGGCTGGCGGCCCGGTCGGCCAAGGTCATCGTGCTCGATCATCACACGCAGGTCGATCCCATCGCCGAGACGCGGATCGTCGAGACGCGGTACGCCGCCGCCGCCCAGCTGGTTCTGGAAGTCGTCGAGAGGATGAAGGTGCCGATCAGCGGCGGACCGTTCGGCATCGCGGAAGCGGTGTTTCTCGGCCTTGCCACCGATACCGGCTGGTTTCGCTTCGTGAATGCGGATGCGGCGGTGTTCCGCGCGGCTTCGAGATTGCTTGAGGCCGGCGCGGACAAGGATCGCATCTTCGCCCTCTCCGAGGAGAACGCCCAGCCCACGCGGCTGGCCCTGACCGCCCGGGCCTTGGCGTCGATCGAAATGCTCGCCGGTGGTCGGGCGGCGCTGATGACGCTGACGCCCGAGGACTTCAGAACCACCGGCGGCGGACCGGAGGAACTCACCGGCATCGTCAATGAGCCCATGACTATCGGAAGCGTTCTGGTGTCGATTCTCGTCACCTCGGTGGAGGAGAACGTGACCAAGGTCAGTTTGCGGTCCAAGGCGCCGGTTGATCTGGGCGACGGCATGCGCCCCGGCATCGACGTCAATCGGCTGGCCGGCCAGTTCGGTGGCGGCGGGCACTTTCACGCCGCCGGGGCGCGAATCCGCGAACCCTTGGCGGCCGCCCGGAAGCGGGTGGTGGACGCCGTGCTCCGAACGCTGGAATCGACTCAGGGCTGA
- the ribF gene encoding riboflavin biosynthesis protein RibF produces the protein MPGCTALTIGTFDGVHCGHRALIRQARRAAGEGGRVIGMVFDPHPLAILKPETAPAPLSTLSQRRRWLLESGADEVIHLATTPDLLATSPEAFVSEFAVRFRPRFVVEGPDFRFGRDRRGDIRMLRRLGDQHGFETIVLDPVEAPISDHSLHRASSTLIRWLVARGRMRDAALLLGRPFEIETTVIRGAQRGRDLGFPTANLAPNGCLLPADGIYAGHAELPDGRLAPAAISVGDNPTFPGQSRRCEAHLLDHDGPLDSYGWTIRLRVESWVRDQIRFDSMASLTSQIKRDVERIRTLVDLETIAA, from the coding sequence ATGCCCGGCTGCACCGCCCTGACTATCGGCACGTTCGACGGCGTTCATTGCGGACATCGTGCCCTCATACGGCAGGCCCGACGGGCCGCAGGCGAGGGGGGGCGGGTCATCGGCATGGTGTTCGACCCTCATCCGCTGGCGATCCTGAAACCGGAGACAGCCCCGGCGCCCCTCTCCACCCTGAGTCAGCGGCGTCGCTGGCTTCTCGAGAGCGGCGCGGACGAGGTAATCCACCTGGCGACCACGCCCGACCTGCTGGCGACTTCACCCGAGGCGTTCGTCTCGGAGTTCGCCGTAAGGTTTCGCCCCAGGTTCGTGGTCGAAGGGCCTGATTTCCGGTTCGGTCGTGATCGCCGTGGCGACATCCGCATGCTGAGGCGTCTTGGGGATCAACATGGTTTTGAGACCATCGTCCTGGACCCCGTCGAGGCGCCGATTTCGGACCATTCCCTGCACCGGGCATCCAGCACCCTGATCCGGTGGCTGGTGGCCCGCGGACGGATGCGGGATGCCGCGCTGCTCCTGGGGAGGCCGTTTGAAATCGAGACCACCGTGATCCGGGGCGCCCAGCGGGGGCGCGACCTGGGCTTCCCGACCGCCAACCTGGCGCCCAACGGGTGTCTTCTGCCCGCAGACGGCATCTACGCCGGTCATGCGGAACTCCCGGACGGGCGTCTGGCTCCCGCCGCCATCAGCGTGGGGGACAACCCGACGTTCCCGGGGCAGTCGCGCCGGTGCGAAGCCCACCTGCTGGATCATGACGGTCCGCTCGACTCGTATGGCTGGACGATCCGGCTGCGCGTCGAATCGTGGGTGCGGGATCAGATTCGCTTTGATTCGATGGCCTCGCTGACATCGCAGATCAAGCGCGACGTGGAGCGCATCCGAACCCTGGTGGACCTGGAGACGATCGCCGCATGA
- a CDS encoding sulfotransferase domain-containing protein — MLTPPESPFYARLRTVSHHVTWWMGQRFTRAIPMVFVLGFPKSGTTWVSQITADYLQLPFPKFSLLPIGFPAVVHGHERVTRRYPRGVYAMRDGRDALTSMFFYVLRRIPEGQRRKLSRRQRRIFPGFTSHADKQGNFNRFVEAQMKRPHIGINWGDHVLSYYEAANPGMVLLKYEDLRLDGPRTFASAMRDLTGRDPDMDRIQVTLDRFSFDKQSGRKAGQEDAKSFLRKGQVGDWRNHFTVEAAEMFAEHCGDALIRAGYEPDAAWLDQFRRERQAASPAATPISAAP, encoded by the coding sequence ATGCTGACCCCCCCGGAATCACCGTTCTACGCCCGGCTGCGCACCGTGTCACACCATGTGACGTGGTGGATGGGCCAGCGCTTCACGCGCGCCATTCCGATGGTCTTTGTCCTCGGCTTTCCCAAGAGCGGGACCACGTGGGTCAGTCAGATCACGGCGGACTACCTGCAGCTGCCGTTCCCCAAATTTTCGCTTCTGCCGATCGGTTTTCCCGCGGTGGTTCACGGGCACGAGCGCGTCACCAGGCGATACCCGCGTGGCGTCTACGCCATGCGCGACGGGCGGGATGCGCTGACCTCCATGTTCTTCTACGTGCTTCGACGCATCCCGGAAGGTCAGCGGCGAAAACTGAGCCGGAGACAGCGCCGGATCTTTCCGGGCTTCACCAGCCATGCCGACAAGCAGGGTAACTTCAATCGTTTTGTCGAGGCGCAGATGAAGCGCCCCCACATCGGCATCAACTGGGGCGACCACGTGCTGTCCTACTACGAGGCCGCCAATCCAGGCATGGTGCTGCTGAAATACGAGGACCTGCGACTGGATGGACCTCGCACCTTCGCCAGCGCCATGCGCGATCTGACTGGGCGCGATCCGGACATGGACCGGATACAGGTCACGCTGGATCGATTCTCCTTCGACAAGCAGTCAGGCCGCAAGGCCGGTCAGGAGGACGCCAAGAGCTTCCTGCGCAAGGGGCAGGTTGGCGACTGGCGGAATCACTTCACCGTCGAGGCGGCCGAGATGTTCGCCGAACATTGCGGCGACGCATTGATCCGAGCCGGTTATGAGCCCGACGCGGCCTGGCTTGACCAGTTCCGTCGTGAAAGGCAGGCGGCATCTCCTGCCGCCACGCCGATTTCCGCAGCGCCGTAG
- a CDS encoding NAD-glutamate dehydrogenase has protein sequence MTTHAPSATAVKTDDPRHLMDEVMDGLRETAEEVVPWFVEQMPGVYFLDTDHRTRLAHLRAILAARASGQPPKLTLKSADGLQWTMIRPMDYPGVLAELVHELPQEPPLRSAKIHTAADGKLVLNVFEFGEAAQFDASKPEQARKLEEVVAYAREHAPDWPEAEIRAHVARCDAEYVLTLTPLRLHKHWQLFKSLSGTDGCAVELERETDPAFSRIIVAVGNSRTRTMIERIATRLSRYAINIHRAHLDLIDDPGNGQIGILGFIVQGPDGGAIDPAGELWRSVRRDLLRIKWIDDAALTLSDAHAELGIRRAEVILALCNLVHQVLVKTNPYAFARDRLFRLADRHMTLTRRIADLFMDRFNPERPLTDAEYDARAKALRSDIATEIDPEDARTLLSRMVDAVDATLRTNVYLEQRYALSMRIDPALLTTPEREEPPYGVFFIHGRGFNAFHVRFRDIARGGVRAVRPAGLEQHAREAERLYDECYGLAFAQQLKNKDIPEGGAKAVILVEPGNPVARCFKAFADSLLDLIVPAPEVKAQVFDRFGREEILYLGPDENITPDLIEWIVDRAGRRGYGLPNSFMSSKPGAGINHKEYGVTSEGVTVFLDVALRAVGIDPKQQPFTVKITGGPDGDVAGNEIKILHREYGENARIVGIADGSGVGEDPDGLNHAELLRLVSKSLPIAQFDRSKLGPRGRIVSVDEPDGIHLRNTLHNRIIADAFVPAGGRPRTIHEGNWRQYLTSGGKPSSKVIVEGANLFLTPGARRELSDAGALIFKDSSANKCGVICSSYEISASMVVSTQEFLAIKKTFVEQVLVKLRDLARKEAELLMREHQRQPHVPLAEMSIRLSRVIIRASDAIENVLDGLPQQDWLLVRGLALEHLPRVLVDHVGEALWERMPRAYLKGMVAASLASRIVYKEGLDYLESMPMAAVAEFAIRYLRQERQTAVLRDEVLASNLPHRARIAELLARGGTRSALGDIGPAGEMG, from the coding sequence ATGACCACCCACGCGCCATCGGCCACCGCAGTCAAGACGGACGATCCCCGGCACCTGATGGACGAGGTGATGGACGGGCTGCGCGAGACGGCCGAGGAGGTCGTTCCGTGGTTCGTCGAGCAGATGCCGGGGGTGTACTTTCTTGACACCGATCATCGCACGCGACTGGCCCACCTGCGGGCGATTCTGGCGGCCCGCGCTTCCGGACAGCCGCCCAAGCTGACGCTCAAGTCGGCGGATGGCCTGCAGTGGACCATGATCCGCCCGATGGATTACCCCGGCGTGCTGGCGGAGCTTGTGCATGAACTGCCGCAGGAGCCGCCTCTTCGCTCGGCCAAGATTCACACCGCCGCCGACGGCAAGCTGGTGCTCAACGTCTTCGAGTTCGGCGAGGCGGCCCAGTTCGACGCCTCGAAACCTGAACAGGCGCGCAAGCTCGAAGAGGTCGTGGCCTACGCCCGTGAGCATGCGCCGGACTGGCCCGAAGCCGAGATTCGCGCCCACGTGGCCCGCTGCGACGCCGAATACGTGCTGACTCTGACCCCGCTGCGGCTGCACAAGCACTGGCAGCTCTTCAAGTCGCTCAGCGGCACCGACGGCTGCGCCGTCGAACTGGAGCGTGAGACGGACCCGGCGTTCAGCCGAATCATCGTGGCGGTGGGCAATTCGCGCACGCGCACGATGATCGAGCGCATCGCCACGCGCCTGAGCCGCTACGCCATCAACATCCACCGCGCTCATCTGGACCTCATCGACGATCCGGGCAACGGCCAGATCGGCATCCTTGGCTTCATCGTGCAGGGACCGGACGGCGGAGCGATTGACCCCGCGGGCGAGCTCTGGCGGAGCGTTCGACGCGACCTGCTGCGCATCAAGTGGATCGATGACGCCGCGCTGACCTTGTCCGACGCCCATGCGGAGCTCGGCATACGCCGCGCCGAGGTCATTCTCGCGCTGTGCAATCTGGTGCATCAGGTGCTGGTGAAGACCAACCCCTACGCCTTCGCCCGCGACCGGCTGTTCCGTCTGGCGGACCGGCACATGACGCTGACGCGGCGCATCGCCGACCTGTTCATGGATCGCTTCAACCCGGAGCGACCGCTGACGGACGCCGAGTACGACGCAAGGGCCAAGGCGCTGCGGAGCGACATCGCCACCGAAATCGACCCCGAAGATGCGCGCACGCTCCTGTCGCGCATGGTGGACGCGGTGGACGCCACCCTGCGCACCAACGTCTATCTGGAGCAGCGATACGCCCTGTCCATGCGGATTGACCCGGCGCTGCTGACGACGCCGGAACGGGAGGAGCCGCCCTACGGGGTGTTCTTCATCCACGGACGCGGCTTCAACGCCTTCCACGTGCGCTTCCGCGACATTGCCCGCGGCGGGGTTCGGGCGGTCAGGCCGGCGGGTCTGGAGCAGCACGCCCGCGAGGCCGAACGGCTGTATGACGAGTGCTACGGTCTGGCCTTCGCCCAGCAGCTCAAGAACAAGGACATTCCCGAGGGCGGCGCCAAGGCCGTCATCCTGGTTGAGCCGGGCAACCCGGTGGCACGCTGCTTCAAGGCCTTCGCCGATTCGCTGCTCGACCTGATCGTGCCGGCGCCCGAGGTGAAGGCCCAGGTCTTCGACCGCTTCGGACGCGAGGAAATTCTCTACCTCGGTCCGGATGAGAACATCACGCCCGACCTGATCGAGTGGATCGTGGACCGCGCCGGTCGGCGCGGCTACGGTCTGCCCAACTCGTTCATGAGCTCCAAGCCGGGGGCGGGCATCAACCACAAGGAATACGGCGTCACCAGCGAAGGCGTCACCGTGTTCCTGGACGTCGCCCTTCGCGCCGTCGGCATCGACCCGAAGCAGCAGCCCTTCACGGTCAAGATCACCGGCGGGCCCGATGGCGACGTGGCCGGCAACGAGATCAAGATCCTGCATCGCGAGTATGGCGAGAACGCCCGCATCGTGGGCATCGCCGACGGCAGCGGCGTGGGCGAGGATCCCGACGGGCTCAATCACGCCGAACTGCTGCGGTTGGTGTCGAAGTCGCTTCCAATCGCCCAGTTCGACCGCTCCAAACTGGGGCCGCGAGGCCGAATCGTGAGCGTGGACGAGCCGGACGGGATCCACCTGCGCAACACGCTGCACAATCGCATCATCGCCGACGCATTCGTCCCGGCGGGCGGTCGTCCTCGCACCATTCACGAGGGCAACTGGCGGCAGTACCTGACGTCCGGCGGCAAGCCGTCCAGCAAGGTGATCGTGGAGGGGGCCAACCTGTTTCTCACGCCCGGCGCTCGACGCGAGTTGTCTGACGCCGGCGCCCTCATCTTCAAGGACTCCTCAGCCAACAAGTGCGGCGTGATCTGCTCCAGTTACGAGATCAGCGCCAGCATGGTGGTCTCCACCCAGGAGTTCCTGGCGATCAAGAAGACCTTCGTCGAGCAGGTGCTGGTCAAGCTGCGCGACCTGGCCCGCAAGGAGGCGGAGCTGCTGATGCGCGAGCACCAACGGCAGCCGCACGTGCCGTTGGCCGAGATGAGCATCCGGCTCAGCCGCGTCATCATCCGGGCCAGCGACGCCATCGAGAACGTTCTGGACGGTCTGCCTCAGCAGGACTGGCTGCTGGTGCGCGGGCTGGCGCTGGAGCACCTTCCAAGGGTGCTGGTGGACCATGTGGGCGAGGCGCTGTGGGAGCGGATGCCCAGGGCGTACCTCAAGGGCATGGTCGCCGCCTCGCTGGCGTCTCGCATCGTCTACAAGGAAGGACTGGACTACCTGGAGTCGATGCCCATGGCCGCGGTCGCGGAGTTCGCCATTCGATACCTGCGGCAGGAACGTCAGACCGCCGTCCTGCGCGACGAGGTGCTGGCGTCGAACCTCCCCCACCGGGCCCGCATCGCCGAACTGCTGGCCCGCGGAGGCACCCGGTCGGCGCTGGGGGATATCGGGCCTGCCGGCGAGATGGGATGA
- a CDS encoding heavy-metal-associated domain-containing protein: MISSSRLVVRGSWPASAAAAMLLLACCGRDAAPPPPAPLTVEQARLAHPEAALLRFSIDGMTCQQCVRAVIEAILQTDGVIACDVSLEDGTAVVVSRDAKVGDRITAALVALQYKVRPLSDQP, translated from the coding sequence ATGATCAGCAGTTCACGACTCGTCGTTCGCGGATCATGGCCTGCCTCCGCGGCGGCCGCCATGCTGCTGCTTGCGTGCTGCGGTCGTGACGCGGCGCCCCCGCCGCCCGCGCCGTTGACGGTGGAGCAGGCCCGTCTCGCTCACCCTGAGGCGGCGCTTCTGCGATTCTCCATCGATGGCATGACCTGCCAGCAGTGCGTGCGAGCGGTCATCGAGGCGATTCTCCAGACGGACGGGGTGATCGCGTGCGATGTGTCGCTTGAGGATGGAACGGCCGTGGTCGTGTCACGGGACGCGAAGGTCGGCGACAGGATCACCGCTGCGCTGGTCGCCCTGCAGTACAAGGTCCGGCCTCTGTCCGATCAGCCCTGA
- a CDS encoding DNA-binding protein: MSEENKKPLYLGAMARRLRVPATWLRAEAEAGRIPHLRAGSALLFNPEVVERIVFDRLRESSTPAKGVARAK; the protein is encoded by the coding sequence ATGAGTGAAGAAAACAAGAAACCGTTGTACCTGGGAGCAATGGCGCGGCGGCTGCGCGTTCCGGCGACGTGGCTGCGGGCCGAAGCCGAAGCGGGACGAATCCCGCACCTGCGCGCGGGTAGTGCGCTGCTCTTCAATCCCGAAGTAGTGGAGCGGATCGTGTTCGATCGGCTGCGCGAATCGTCCACGCCGGCGAAGGGGGTGGCCCGTGCGAAGTGA
- a CDS encoding cation-translocating P-type ATPase, which translates to MTATHAHDEVRLRVSGMSCTSCAATVRRAIEQQPQVESATVNFSDGLAIVHGRHLDPAHLAHVVAETGYDAAPIASDRTAGEQLSDIEHHHAHSERAWRRRAFVALALFVPLELIHWFAPHGWHGWLPWLLAAGSAVVLVTAGGGFYTSAWAAAKRLTTNMDTLIALGATTAFVYSLAQLLWHAWRSSAGAEAAEPVLYFTETAGLLGLVSLGHWLEARTSARAGSAVRELLRLQPDEAERLMSDGASASIRASDVVPGDRLRVRPGGRIPVDGRVVDGRSEIDESVVTGESLPVPKQVGDSVVAGSMNTTGALIIEATVDGRHTTIARIAELVQRAQSSKADVQKLADAVSSIFVPTVIGIAAITLLGWWLLAGDVPTGVISAVTVLIISCPCALGLATPMAVMVGAGAASRRGILIKSAQALERAGKATLVIFDKTGTLTAGRPVVVGIEVEDAGRQASGAERKRASDGIVPEPPSHAQHSENDILALAAAVEQPSEHPIARAIVEAARNRGLAIPPVVDFRAIAGEGVEGRASGRWVRVVRDDDATCRVEVDGVVMGRMTLRDEPRPDAREAIRRLRSQGRSILMLTGDSSGPAGIVAAELGLPPTAVVAKADPNRKAATVREHAGRPGETVLMVGDGINDAAALAEAHVGIAMASGTNIAIESADVVIPGDRVTAVPETIDIARATLRTIRQNLFFAFFYNAAAIPAAAFGLLGPIGPLIAAAAMGLSDLTVVGNALRLRWMLGRR; encoded by the coding sequence ATGACCGCCACGCACGCCCATGACGAAGTCCGGCTCCGGGTTTCCGGCATGTCCTGCACCAGTTGCGCGGCAACGGTCCGGCGGGCGATCGAGCAGCAGCCGCAGGTCGAATCCGCCACGGTGAACTTCTCGGACGGTCTGGCCATTGTGCATGGGCGTCATCTGGACCCCGCCCACCTTGCCCACGTCGTCGCTGAAACCGGATATGACGCCGCCCCCATCGCGTCGGATCGCACGGCGGGCGAACAACTGAGCGACATCGAGCACCATCACGCCCACAGCGAGCGGGCATGGCGCCGGCGCGCCTTCGTCGCGCTGGCGCTCTTCGTCCCGCTGGAGCTGATTCACTGGTTCGCCCCTCACGGCTGGCACGGGTGGCTGCCCTGGCTGCTGGCGGCCGGCTCCGCCGTCGTGCTGGTGACGGCCGGTGGCGGGTTCTACACCTCCGCGTGGGCGGCGGCGAAGCGGCTCACCACCAACATGGATACGCTCATCGCGCTCGGCGCGACGACGGCGTTCGTCTACTCGCTCGCTCAGTTGCTCTGGCACGCGTGGCGTTCCAGCGCCGGCGCCGAAGCCGCCGAGCCGGTGCTGTATTTCACCGAGACCGCTGGATTGCTTGGTCTCGTCTCGCTCGGCCACTGGCTCGAAGCCCGCACCAGCGCCAGGGCCGGTTCAGCCGTGCGCGAACTCCTGCGGCTTCAGCCAGACGAGGCCGAGCGACTCATGTCCGACGGCGCCAGCGCCAGCATCCGGGCGTCGGATGTGGTCCCCGGCGACCGGCTGCGCGTGCGGCCAGGTGGACGCATCCCCGTCGATGGGCGCGTCGTTGACGGTCGGTCGGAGATCGACGAGTCAGTCGTCACCGGCGAGTCGCTTCCAGTTCCCAAACAGGTCGGCGACAGCGTGGTGGCGGGCTCCATGAACACCACCGGGGCGCTGATCATTGAGGCCACGGTGGATGGTCGCCACACCACCATCGCGCGCATCGCCGAACTGGTGCAGCGGGCGCAGTCCAGCAAGGCGGACGTGCAGAAGCTGGCCGACGCGGTGTCTTCGATTTTCGTGCCCACGGTCATCGGCATCGCCGCCATCACGCTGCTCGGCTGGTGGCTGCTGGCCGGCGACGTGCCGACGGGAGTCATTTCGGCCGTCACCGTGCTGATCATCTCCTGCCCTTGCGCCCTGGGGCTGGCGACGCCGATGGCCGTCATGGTCGGCGCCGGCGCGGCGAGTCGGCGGGGTATTCTCATCAAGTCCGCCCAGGCCCTCGAACGGGCGGGCAAGGCCACGCTCGTGATCTTCGACAAGACGGGTACCCTCACGGCGGGACGGCCCGTGGTGGTGGGGATCGAAGTGGAAGACGCTGGGCGTCAGGCATCGGGCGCCGAGCGAAAGCGTGCCAGTGACGGAATCGTCCCGGAGCCGCCATCCCACGCCCAGCACTCGGAAAATGACATCCTCGCCCTCGCCGCGGCGGTGGAGCAGCCCAGCGAGCATCCCATTGCGCGGGCGATTGTGGAGGCGGCGCGAAACCGAGGTCTCGCCATTCCGCCGGTGGTCGACTTCCGGGCCATTGCGGGAGAGGGCGTCGAGGGGCGCGCGAGCGGTCGATGGGTCCGCGTGGTGCGCGACGATGACGCCACATGCCGCGTCGAGGTGGACGGCGTTGTGATGGGCCGCATGACCCTGCGCGACGAGCCGCGTCCGGATGCACGCGAGGCGATCCGACGCCTGCGGAGTCAGGGGCGTTCGATCCTGATGCTCACCGGCGACTCCTCCGGTCCGGCGGGCATCGTGGCGGCGGAACTGGGCCTCCCCCCCACCGCCGTCGTGGCCAAAGCCGATCCGAACCGCAAGGCCGCCACGGTGCGCGAGCACGCGGGCAGGCCGGGCGAGACGGTGCTCATGGTGGGCGACGGCATCAACGACGCCGCCGCTCTGGCTGAAGCGCACGTGGGAATCGCCATGGCCTCGGGCACCAACATCGCCATCGAGTCGGCGGACGTGGTGATTCCCGGCGACCGCGTCACGGCGGTGCCGGAAACCATCGACATCGCGCGGGCCACGCTGCGGACCATCCGACAGAACCTGTTCTTCGCGTTCTTCTACAATGCGGCGGCCATTCCCGCGGCGGCATTCGGGCTGCTGGGACCGATCGGCCCGTTGATCGCCGCGGCGGCCATGGGGCTGAGCGATCTGACGGTGGTCGGCAACGCGCTTCGACTTCGCTGGATGCTGGGACGACGATGA
- a CDS encoding helix-turn-helix domain-containing protein, with translation MRSDSPLTPAPLALRPRDAAKALGIGQRKLWELTSPRGPIPCVRVGCCVLYPYHLLQAWLAEQAAKGGEQ, from the coding sequence GTGCGAAGTGATAGCCCCCTGACCCCCGCCCCCCTGGCCCTGCGCCCGCGCGACGCGGCGAAGGCGCTGGGCATCGGCCAGCGCAAACTGTGGGAACTGACAAGCCCGCGCGGCCCGATCCCCTGCGTTCGCGTCGGCTGCTGTGTGCTGTACCCCTATCACCTGCTGCAAGCGTGGTTGGCCGAGCAAGCGGCCAAGGGGGGCGAGCAATGA